In one Rhea pennata isolate bPtePen1 chromosome 15, bPtePen1.pri, whole genome shotgun sequence genomic region, the following are encoded:
- the SBK1 gene encoding serine/threonine-protein kinase SBK1 isoform X1, producing MDSFCFVCFQKEELQPLHPSGTTMSAGSIEQEPSRKLACCGVPLITEDMQSLAIRTLSGTDINKHYDLIRELGKGTYGKVDLVSHKSTGTKMALKFVNKSKTKLKNFLREFSITNTLSSSPFIIKVFDVVFETEDCYVFAQEYAPGGDLFDIIPPQVGLPEDMVKRCVQQLGLALDYMHTKNLVHRDIKPENVLLFDRDCRRVKLADFGMTRKVGCRVKRISGTIPYTAPEVCQAGRAEGFTVDTSIDVWAFGVLIFCVLTGNFPWEAASASDTFFEEFVRWQKGRLAGLPSQWRRFTDNALRMFQRLLALDPEKRCPIKEVFYFIKYDLMSEVRRRPSYRSRKHAGDKLASGPHRHETPSSCTPTPLKRTILTEGSGPRLAGSEPGASSPGTTSRTDGRQDKGKGQMVLATAIEICV from the exons cacaACCATGAGTGCGGGTTCGATTGAGCAGGAGCCGTCGCGCAAGCTGGCCTGCTGCGGGGTGCCCCTCATCACCGAAGACATGCAGTCGCTGGCCATCCGCACCCTCTCGGGCACCGACATCAACAAGCACTACGACCTCATCCGCGAGCTCGGCAAGGGCACCTACGGCAAGGTGGACCTGGTGTCCCACAAAAGCACAG GCACTAAGATGGCCCTGAAATTTGTGAACAAGAGCAAGACAAAGCTGAAGAACTTCCTACGTGAGTTCAGCATCACCAACACGCTCTCCTCCAGCCCCTTCATCATCAAGGTCTTTGACGTGGTCTTCGAGACAGAGGACTGCTACGTCTTTGCTCAGGAGTACGCCCCTGGTGGGGACCTCTTCGACATCATCCCGCCACAG GTGGGGCTCCCTGAGGACATGGTGAAACGGTGCGtgcagcagctgggcctggCCCTGGACTACATGCACACCAAGAACCTGGTGCACCGCGACATCAAGCCGGAGAACGTGCTGCTCTTCGACCGCGACTGCCGCCGCGTCAAACTGGCCGACTTCGGCATGACCCGCAAGGTGGGCTGCCGGGTCAAGCGCATCAGCGGCACCATCCCCTACACGGCGCCCGAGGTGTGCCAGGCTGGCCGGGCCGAGGGCTTCACCGTGGACACCAGCATCGACGTGTGGGCTTTCGGGGTGCTCATCTTCTGCGTCCTCACCGGCAACTTCCCCTGGGAGGCAGCCTCGGCCTCGGACACCTTCTTCGAGGAGTTTGTGCGGTGGCAGAAGGGGCGCTTGGCGGGTCTGCCCTCGCAGTGGCGCCGCTTCACGGACAACGCCCTGCGCATGTTCCAGCGCCTGCTCGCCCTGGACCCCGAGAAGCGCTGCCCCATCAAAGAGGTCTTCTACTTCATCAAGTACGACCTGATGTCCGAGGTGCGCCGTCGGCCCTCCTACCGCTCCCGCAAGCACGCCGGAGACAAGCTCGCCAGCGGCCCCCACCGCCACGAGACGCCCAGCTCCTGCACCCCCACGCCGCTCAAGAGGACCATCCTGACCGAAGGGAGCGGCCCCCGGCTCGCCGGCTCCGAGCCGGGCGCCTCCTCCCCGGGGACGACGAGCAGGACAGACGGACGTCAGGACAAAGGCAAAGGGCAGATGGTCCTGGCCACAGCAATAGAGATCTGTGTCTGA
- the SBK1 gene encoding serine/threonine-protein kinase SBK1 isoform X2: MSAGSIEQEPSRKLACCGVPLITEDMQSLAIRTLSGTDINKHYDLIRELGKGTYGKVDLVSHKSTGTKMALKFVNKSKTKLKNFLREFSITNTLSSSPFIIKVFDVVFETEDCYVFAQEYAPGGDLFDIIPPQVGLPEDMVKRCVQQLGLALDYMHTKNLVHRDIKPENVLLFDRDCRRVKLADFGMTRKVGCRVKRISGTIPYTAPEVCQAGRAEGFTVDTSIDVWAFGVLIFCVLTGNFPWEAASASDTFFEEFVRWQKGRLAGLPSQWRRFTDNALRMFQRLLALDPEKRCPIKEVFYFIKYDLMSEVRRRPSYRSRKHAGDKLASGPHRHETPSSCTPTPLKRTILTEGSGPRLAGSEPGASSPGTTSRTDGRQDKGKGQMVLATAIEICV; this comes from the exons ATGAGTGCGGGTTCGATTGAGCAGGAGCCGTCGCGCAAGCTGGCCTGCTGCGGGGTGCCCCTCATCACCGAAGACATGCAGTCGCTGGCCATCCGCACCCTCTCGGGCACCGACATCAACAAGCACTACGACCTCATCCGCGAGCTCGGCAAGGGCACCTACGGCAAGGTGGACCTGGTGTCCCACAAAAGCACAG GCACTAAGATGGCCCTGAAATTTGTGAACAAGAGCAAGACAAAGCTGAAGAACTTCCTACGTGAGTTCAGCATCACCAACACGCTCTCCTCCAGCCCCTTCATCATCAAGGTCTTTGACGTGGTCTTCGAGACAGAGGACTGCTACGTCTTTGCTCAGGAGTACGCCCCTGGTGGGGACCTCTTCGACATCATCCCGCCACAG GTGGGGCTCCCTGAGGACATGGTGAAACGGTGCGtgcagcagctgggcctggCCCTGGACTACATGCACACCAAGAACCTGGTGCACCGCGACATCAAGCCGGAGAACGTGCTGCTCTTCGACCGCGACTGCCGCCGCGTCAAACTGGCCGACTTCGGCATGACCCGCAAGGTGGGCTGCCGGGTCAAGCGCATCAGCGGCACCATCCCCTACACGGCGCCCGAGGTGTGCCAGGCTGGCCGGGCCGAGGGCTTCACCGTGGACACCAGCATCGACGTGTGGGCTTTCGGGGTGCTCATCTTCTGCGTCCTCACCGGCAACTTCCCCTGGGAGGCAGCCTCGGCCTCGGACACCTTCTTCGAGGAGTTTGTGCGGTGGCAGAAGGGGCGCTTGGCGGGTCTGCCCTCGCAGTGGCGCCGCTTCACGGACAACGCCCTGCGCATGTTCCAGCGCCTGCTCGCCCTGGACCCCGAGAAGCGCTGCCCCATCAAAGAGGTCTTCTACTTCATCAAGTACGACCTGATGTCCGAGGTGCGCCGTCGGCCCTCCTACCGCTCCCGCAAGCACGCCGGAGACAAGCTCGCCAGCGGCCCCCACCGCCACGAGACGCCCAGCTCCTGCACCCCCACGCCGCTCAAGAGGACCATCCTGACCGAAGGGAGCGGCCCCCGGCTCGCCGGCTCCGAGCCGGGCGCCTCCTCCCCGGGGACGACGAGCAGGACAGACGGACGTCAGGACAAAGGCAAAGGGCAGATGGTCCTGGCCACAGCAATAGAGATCTGTGTCTGA